In the Victivallis sp. Marseille-Q1083 genome, one interval contains:
- a CDS encoding transposase yields the protein MQLSLFCDYRGYANSKYESLFLALEESHASVAKKKGPGRIGYGDLAYLKAYVYKHAEEIKSIPELLRNLQRNPVICEMIGFQYDSLPDSSRFYTFLSKTKNSEIQAIHHAAVQSLIGGGVVSLDVLIVDSKPVMANTKHNNPKNPSRSLDKEDKIPRNPKATLGYYSYLKQPFGTGKQFSFFWGFRTHVLVSEEGVPLVEITKPNNIADEQIAHSLLRKLKRVYGQKKGRVFIADSAYDHRQFYDFIKDEIKGQACIPINPRNQQAAKLLGEKGCPICPGGLEMKYSCITKSEGRTRKKFRCPIIAGTRPEKAELPGQCPCNHQRFCTGSRYGCTAYIDVTDDARAQVPRQSAWYKETYTKRTGVERYFSRLGSREVEQTTHFNYRAIRNQMSIAHLTLALTAVAAAFILEQPDKIRCYKSFADAA from the coding sequence ATGCAACTATCTTTATTCTGCGATTATCGCGGGTACGCCAACTCCAAATACGAGAGCCTGTTTCTTGCGCTGGAAGAATCTCATGCTAGTGTCGCTAAGAAGAAAGGTCCTGGTCGTATCGGCTATGGAGATTTGGCTTACCTCAAAGCATACGTTTACAAGCACGCGGAGGAAATCAAAAGCATTCCGGAGCTCTTGCGCAATCTGCAACGGAATCCGGTGATCTGCGAAATGATCGGTTTCCAGTATGATTCGCTGCCGGACTCGTCCCGTTTTTATACATTCCTGAGCAAGACAAAAAATTCCGAAATCCAGGCGATTCATCATGCGGCGGTTCAGTCGCTGATCGGCGGCGGCGTGGTTTCGCTTGACGTCCTGATCGTCGATTCCAAACCGGTCATGGCCAATACCAAGCACAACAATCCCAAAAATCCGAGTCGCTCATTGGATAAAGAGGATAAAATCCCCCGCAATCCCAAAGCGACTCTCGGCTATTATTCTTACTTGAAACAGCCATTCGGCACGGGCAAGCAATTCAGCTTTTTCTGGGGCTTCCGGACGCACGTATTGGTCTCCGAAGAAGGCGTTCCGCTGGTCGAAATCACCAAGCCGAACAACATCGCCGACGAACAGATTGCGCACTCGCTCTTACGCAAACTCAAACGGGTCTACGGACAGAAGAAAGGCCGAGTTTTTATCGCCGATTCCGCCTATGACCACCGCCAATTCTACGACTTTATCAAGGACGAAATCAAAGGCCAAGCATGCATCCCAATCAATCCGCGCAACCAGCAAGCGGCCAAACTTCTCGGCGAAAAAGGCTGTCCCATCTGTCCCGGCGGACTCGAAATGAAATATTCATGCATCACCAAGAGCGAAGGCCGCACCCGCAAGAAATTCCGCTGTCCGATCATCGCCGGAACGCGCCCGGAAAAAGCCGAATTACCTGGCCAATGCCCTTGCAATCATCAACGATTCTGTACCGGCAGCCGCTATGGCTGTACCGCTTACATCGACGTTACCGATGATGCACGCGCCCAGGTCCCGCGCCAAAGCGCATGGTACAAAGAGACTTATACCAAACGTACCGGCGTCGAACGCTATTTCTCGCGCCTCGGCTCGCGCGAGGTCGAACAGACCACGCATTTCAATTACCGAGCCATCCGCAACCAGATGAGCATTGCACATCTGACGCTCGCGCTCACCGCCGTCGCCGCCGCATTCATTCTCGAACAGCCGGACAAAATCCGCTGTTACAAATCGTTTGCTGACGCCGCATAG
- a CDS encoding type II secretion system protein, translating to MKRMKMFTLIELLVVIAIIAILASMLLPALGKAKAKAQAVKCIGNLKQLGVVLLLYADDNADFGPPANDRIKGGGGDYWWPTFLEEYGPASSWSSDAGKRGLTHCPAFSGDPNLAGMSYGINQDISGYRNVDDALGGIALSRINVPSGKIYLADTAGIAIIHAGSTAPDVFNLRHNNRLNGLCVDGHVESLQSDPKSLDPRMPFGWRSTWLYPLIGDNVW from the coding sequence ATGAAACGGATGAAAATGTTTACATTGATTGAATTGCTGGTCGTAATTGCTATTATAGCTATTCTTGCCAGCATGCTGTTGCCGGCTCTCGGCAAAGCCAAAGCCAAGGCTCAGGCGGTCAAATGCATCGGCAATCTGAAGCAGCTCGGTGTGGTGCTGCTGCTCTATGCCGATGACAACGCGGACTTCGGACCGCCGGCCAATGATCGGATCAAGGGCGGTGGCGGCGATTACTGGTGGCCGACTTTTCTGGAAGAATACGGTCCGGCAAGCAGTTGGAGTTCGGATGCCGGCAAGCGCGGACTCACCCATTGTCCGGCCTTTTCCGGCGATCCCAATCTGGCCGGGATGAGTTACGGGATCAATCAGGATATCTCCGGGTACCGGAATGTCGACGATGCCCTGGGCGGAATCGCCCTTTCACGGATCAATGTGCCCAGCGGGAAAATCTATCTCGCCGATACCGCGGGCATTGCGATTATCCACGCCGGGAGCACGGCTCCGGATGTGTTCAATCTGCGCCATAACAACCGCCTGAACGGCTTGTGCGTGGATGGCCATGTGGAAAGTCTGCAGAGCGATCCCAAATCCCTGGATCCGCGGATGCCGTTCGGCTGGCGATCGACCTGGCTC